Proteins encoded in a region of the Mercenaria mercenaria strain notata chromosome 1, MADL_Memer_1, whole genome shotgun sequence genome:
- the LOC123544984 gene encoding uncharacterized protein LOC123544984, whose amino-acid sequence MDWVILLQAFLYFCISVLGFFVCIPVAVNRSNLDGVCFLYADVTGGFAVWYVSGSASSTCNFPIYFGVSGMVIVGLLAGLCFGYFAQQSRKDKEIGSRMWTLPFIPLNAVLTVFTLVVACILSVGIKLFCDEFESNGCETLEHNEKTRAFPLLSSLSQAGAWIGFLLYLIQTGISVLRFFLNRRLRQNKSKEKKPAPDDIAFC is encoded by the exons ATGGACTGGGTCATATTATTGCAAGCGTTTCTGTACTTTTGCATTAGCGTGTTGGGATTTTTTGTGTGTATTCCTGTTGCAGTAAATCGT tcCAACCTCGATGGGGTATGTTTCTTGTACGCTGATGTGACGGGAGGGTTCGCGGTGTGGTATGTCAGTGGAAGTGCTTCATCTACTTGCAACTTTCCCATTTATTTTGGAGTGTCGGGAATGGTTATTGTGGGTCTATTAGCCGGACTGTGTTTCGGCTATTTTGCACAACAGTCCAGGAAAGACAAAGAGATTGG AAGCCGAATGTGGACATTACCTTTCATTCCATTGAATGCTGTTCTAACTGTCTTCACGCTGGTTGTCGCATGTATCCTCTCTGTTGGCATTAAACTATTTTGTGACGAATTTGAGAGTAATGG ctgTGAAACGTTAGAGCataatgaaaaaacaagagcGTTTCCTCTCCTCTCATCACTTTCCCAG GCCGGTGCTTGGATTGGATTCCTTCTATACCTGATACAGACTGGGATCAGTGTTCTAAGATTCTTCCTGAACAGGCGACTTCGGCAGAACAAATCTAAAGAGAAAAAACCAGCTCCCGATGATATTGCATTTTGTTAA